The Edaphobacter sp. 12200R-103 genome contains a region encoding:
- the fbp gene encoding class 1 fructose-bisphosphatase: MITTVQQHILQQQQALLKSTGREATGTFSWLLSGITLATKMIEAKIRSAGLSDVLGAAGAENVQGEQQQKLDVYANQAMLHCLGLRDSVAALVSEEDEEPVTFNRDAETGKYILVFDPLDGSSNIDVNVNVGTIFSVLRRMPAELGTLEESILQPGFRQVAAGYVVYGPSTVLVYTAGAGVFGFTLDPKIGAFVLSNDRMQMPEQGSYYSVNEANAASWPEEYRSYVTMLREGGLGTTYSSRYIGSLVADFHRTLLKGGVFLYPPTDKQPKGKLRLLYEANPLAFIAEQAGGIATNGVDRILDIRPAGIHQRTPFCVGGRREMEALKGVVAGALAS; the protein is encoded by the coding sequence ATGATTACGACAGTGCAGCAGCATATCCTTCAGCAGCAGCAGGCGTTGCTGAAGTCGACCGGCCGCGAGGCGACGGGGACCTTCAGCTGGCTGCTGAGCGGAATTACGCTGGCGACCAAGATGATCGAGGCGAAGATTCGCTCTGCCGGTCTGAGCGACGTTCTTGGAGCTGCGGGCGCGGAAAATGTCCAGGGAGAGCAGCAGCAGAAGCTGGACGTCTATGCGAATCAGGCAATGCTGCACTGTCTTGGCCTCCGCGATAGTGTAGCGGCATTGGTCAGCGAAGAGGATGAAGAGCCAGTTACCTTCAACCGCGATGCTGAGACGGGAAAGTACATCCTGGTCTTCGATCCGCTGGATGGGTCGAGCAACATCGACGTGAACGTGAATGTGGGCACGATCTTCAGCGTGCTGCGCCGAATGCCGGCGGAGCTGGGGACGCTGGAGGAATCGATACTGCAGCCGGGGTTCCGCCAGGTCGCAGCTGGATATGTAGTCTATGGGCCCTCGACGGTACTGGTCTACACGGCTGGCGCCGGAGTCTTCGGGTTCACGCTCGATCCAAAGATCGGCGCGTTTGTGCTGAGTAACGATCGCATGCAGATGCCGGAGCAGGGGAGCTACTACTCGGTGAATGAGGCCAATGCAGCGTCGTGGCCCGAGGAGTATCGGTCGTATGTGACGATGCTGCGCGAAGGCGGGTTGGGAACAACGTACAGCTCACGGTATATCGGCAGCCTGGTTGCGGATTTTCATCGCACGCTGCTGAAGGGGGGCGTTTTCCTGTATCCGCCAACCGACAAGCAGCCTAAAGGGAAACTGCGCCTGCTCTATGAGGCGAATCCGCTGGCGTTCATCGCGGAGCAGGCGGGAGGAATAGCGACCAACGGCGTCGACCGCATCCTGGATATCCGCCCGGCGGGCATTCATCAGCGAACGCCTTTCTGTGTTGGTGGCCGCCGCGAGATGGAGGCCCTCAAGGGCGTGGTGGCTGGAGCTTTGGCGTCGTGA